DNA from Dama dama isolate Ldn47 chromosome 5, ASM3311817v1, whole genome shotgun sequence:
tttacCTTGCCCTGGCCTAGCCCAGGCTGCCAAACATGTCCACTGTGAGCCAAATGCTTATAAAGACTAGGGCCAAGAAGACTTGGGtagggaccagcaagaggcttCCTGGGTGGGTACTAAAGCCTGAGCCCTGAATCATCCTCCTGACAAAGTCCCACCGCTGTTCCCTGGTTCCCCAGTTTCTGGCCCTGAGTGCCACAAACGACCAGGAAacagtgggggtgggtgggtgtgctCAAAGTGGGATAACGACAATGGGGAAGATGAAAGAAGTAGAACTTCATGATTAACAAGAACTTTACACCtgattttttttaggaaaaaactgGATTCTTGCGGGGAAAGCAAGCACCAGGGTCAGTGAGGCCAGAATAAAAATGTACCTGGAACATATAGAAGAGAAACAGGCTGCATTCATTCTGGAGGGACAAAGTCCATGGGAATCGCCCAAGGATGCTGGGTCCCTAAGTGGCTCCACATTGCACCCTCACACCTGGGTCCCTAACATTCTCTGCATCCACTATGAAGACAGGACAAAAGGAAGTGCTCACTGCCCTGCCTCAGTTAGGCCTCCCTCAGTATCTGAAGAGGTTggcaggtggcgctagcggtaaagaacccacctgccaatgcaggaaacataaagtgatccgggttcgatccctgggtccggaaaaCCACcctggagaaaatggcaacccgctccagtattcttgcctggagaatccctgggacagaggagcctggtgggctatagtccatagggtcccaaagagtcggacacaactgaaccgaCTTAACATGCATAGCATGCAGTATCTGACATGTATGTGTCTGTGGGGGGTGTCCTAACCCAGCCAAGTTTGACacgaggttgggggtggggtggggagcgagTCTCTTAGCCGTTACTTTTCCAAGTTTTAGGCAACCTGGGGAAACTCTGGTCATTTATTGAAGGGCTGCGCTCAAATCAGGTAGCAATCCGAAACTGAAGACTGACTGGGCTGAACGGGATCCAGAGAAGCCCACTCCCCAGGAATGTCCCAGCGCAGTCACCCAGGTCAACCTTCCAGGGCTCGGCTCACCGTCTTCCCCAGATCCCAGCCCACAAAAGCAGGAACTTCCTCCTTCGCTTGGAAGACCAACACGCTCCCTCTTCCTTCGAGCTCCCCCAAAGTCTCGGCGACCTCGGGGACTGTCCTCGTCTTGCTCCCTTCAACCCCGAGTCCCCTGACCTCCTCGGGAGGAGGAAAACCCGGCCACATCCGTTCTCTCGGCTTCCCCCAGGCCGGGGCCCCTTTATCTCCCTCGCAGCTGCGCTCGGGCGGGGAGGCGCGGCTCTTCCACACAGCCGGCTCTGCGGCGGCTCGCAGGTTCGGGCTAGTCTGGGGCGGAGACTGGGAACGCCTGAAAGTGGTGAGGAGGGCGGGGACGCGGGCCCATCTTTAAAGGCCCGGGACCGGCCCTGAGGCGCCTCAACACCTGCCGGCGGCCCCGGGCAGCCTCGAGAAGCGCGCACGGACCCGGCTCCCCTCGCTTCAGCCGCCGGGGCGGCCATGGGCCACTACCGCATCCTCGTGGCCACCGGGGCCTCGCTCTTCGCCGGCTCGCACAACCGCGTGCAGCTGTGGCTGGTCGGGGCGCGCGGGGAAACGGAGCTGGAGCTGCAGCTGCGGCCGGCGCGGGGCCAGGTCAGCGGGCGAGCCGGGAGGCGGGAGGCCGGCGAGGGGGCGGGATAGGGGGCGAAACGACAGCAGGACCGTGTCCGCTGGGGCTTTCAGGTGTTGGGACGCCGGTGCCTGGGCCAGGAGAGGATCGCGAGCCAGGGTCCAGGCAGGGCGCACACCCTTCTCCCTCCCCGACGGCCCTGGTCCTCACAGCCTCCAACTCCTTCTCCAAATGACCCGTGCCTGTGTCAGTATTGGATCCGAAGTCAAGCGGGATGCTCCTAGGGAGGAGGGCGCGGGGGGAGCTCAGTTAAAGGACCGATTGAAGTGCTGATGCTCAGACATCAATTAAAGACACTGCGGGCCACGCGCCGGGCTCCCTCATTCTGCCGGTGTGATAGGGGTGAGACCCACCGCGCAAGCGTCCGGAGGCAGAACGAGGAATGCTGTATTTGAAGGCCATGCCAACCGAGGCTCCACAAAGGTCCCCTCCTCTCTTGTCCCCACCGCATTACTTACGCCCCGCCCACCCCGGCAAAACGGCCTCTCCTGGAACCCTGCTACTGTCTCTGGGTTCTGGTCCCACAGGAGGAGGAGTTTGAGCACGAAGTTCCAGAGGACTTGGGGCCGTTGCAGTTCGTGAAGTTGCGCAAACACCACTCCCTGGTGGACGACGCGTGGTTCTGCGACCGCATCACGGTGCGGGGCCCTGGAGCCTGCGAGGAGGCCGCGTTCCCGTGCTACCGCTGGGTGCAGGGTGACGGCGTGCTGTGCCTGCCAGAGGCCACCGGTGAGGGGCAGTGTCGGGAGGAGGGGTGTACGGTCCTGGAGAACAGATGGGAAAGGGGGTGGGAGTGGGTAGCTGAGGAAGGTCAGAGGCCCTTGAGCAAAGTGAGCGTTCAGCAAGTTAAGTATGGAGAAGGCAGAACACCGGAAAGTTATAAAATACCAaattatacacagaaaaaaaaaaaaaagctccaagtGGAGCTGGACAGGGACATAAGTTCACGTGTAGATCCCACCCTCCAAGAAGATGAGGGCAGGGGATGGGAGTCGCAGCAATGATGGGAAACAGAAGCGCCCAAGTAAAAGCAGAAAGGAGATCTGTATGGGATGAGGAACAAGTTGGGGCAGGGCAGGTACAGGTAGTAAGTGGAATAGCGGATGGAGGCGACCCTGAGAGGAGACAGCTATGGGAAATAATAAACAATGTTTGTTATTGTGACTTGGAGAGCTGGGTTTGGTTGGAAAAACACGGAAACAAACCATGAGGGACAGGGTGCACACTGACAGCAGGTGGGGGTGAATGAGGACAGCCAATACAGAATCTGTTACCATGGAAAATAGCAAGAGAGATGATCATGGAGGAAAATGCAGGCCAGGGCAAGTAAGGATagaaagacatcactttgacacTGGTGAGTATACATGCAGCTAAGAGCAGGAACAAGGTGATAACAGACTCTGAGGGTCTAagcagagtgaagtcagagaaagaaagcaaagagctgTTCCTCATAGATTTCCAAAGACAGCTGAGGTGTGGTAGGTGAGGTTCAGCACATGTGAAATTAACCAAGGCAATATATAGTAGAAAACAGGTAAGGGCATATGGGTGACTAAGactttatcacttttttttttttttttttttttggctgcactgctcaGCATATGGGactttagttccccagccagggattgaacccatgccccctgcaatggactTGCAGAGTCTTAacgactggactgccagggagtcaCAAGATTTTATCACCTTAATTACAGTGGTTTTTCCAACAACAGATACTGATGAAATAGGATCAAGTGGGGAAAGGCGAGTTAACGGACaagaaaagatgtcaaacatTAGATTGTCTCAAGGCAAGAGACGAGGGATGAGATTAACAAAACCCAGAGTATCCAGTTGGCAATGACAAGGTAAATGTGTCTCAGAAATCAATGGAGTGATGCAAGGCCAGAGATAAAAGCAACAGAGCAGAACTGAACACAGGGCCCATGACTGCTGAAAAGGAAGATGAGGACAAGCGGGGGAGAGCCCAGGACCACACAGACTGTGGCCAATTGTCTTAACATCTCCCCAGCCCGTCTGGCAGGAAACAATGCATTGGACGTGTTCCAGAGACATCGAGAGAAGGAGCTGAAAGAAAGACATCAGATATACCGGTGACCACCCACCCACAGGGCCTCTCAGCAGTAACCCCCTTCCCTGACCCCGCCCCCACTACTGACCTGGGCACCCTTCCTGAAGCCTTGTCCCCATTTCCTAGCTGGGCCACCTGGAAGGAAGGGTTACCCCTGACAATAGCTGCGGGCTGTGAGGACGATCTACCTGCAAATATGAGATTCCACGAGGAGAAGAGGCTGGACTTTGAGTGGACACTGAAGGCGGGGTGAGAACAGGCCTGGAGTTCAGAGTGGTGAAAGGGCCGGGAGATCTAAAAATGGTGGTAGATGGTGAGAGGCTGAGGGATGGGCGAGTGGGTTCACACCTTGATTCCCGTCTAGGGCTCTGGAGATGGTCCTCAAACGTGTTTACACCCTCCTGAGCTCCTGGACCAGTCTGGAGGATTTTGATCTCATCTTCTGGGGCCAGAAGAGCCCCCTGGCTGGTCAGTGGTTCCCCAGGTCTCTATAACCTGTTGATGGCCTCTTTTGATGTCCCAACCTTCACACTCCACAGTCCCTCATAAGTGTTTTGCAGATGAGACTATATTGTGCTGGGTCATTTCTCAGAGGCCCCAAGATGAAAAGATAGGGACTGGATACGGGGTGGTCACATGCCTACATCACTGGGGTAGGGCCTGTAGGAGGGACATCCCAACTGTGTAAACCTTCTCCTCCACTCCACTCCACTCCACTCCACCCCGACACCACAGAGAAGGTTCACCAGCGCTGGCGGGATGATGAGTTGTTTGGCTACCAGTTCCTCAATGGCGCCAACCCCATGCTGTTGAGACGCTGCACCTCTCTGCCCTCCCGGCTGGTGCTGCCCTTGGGAATGGAGGAGCTACGGGCCCAGCTGGAGAGAGAACTCCAGGTATCCCTCCCACCCTGCACTGTTCTCACCTTGGCAGTGCAGCCAGAAGTGGTGAAGGGGAGGGACCAAAGATGAGTTGAAGAAGGGAGGCTGTGGTAACCCTTGGTCCAGACTCCAGTGCTGGAAAAAACTGGAGGTGATACAGTATGTAGGGAAAACTCTGGGGAACTCCCAGCATGGAGGAGAAACAGGATGGATCCCCAGGGCACAGACAGGGCTGGTGGTGTTACCAGGGACAATGTTGTCTCCTGGTTGATGTCAGTGCCCTGGACACCAGTGTtcaaagggaggaagaaagatggAAAATGTGCCATCAGGAGGGGAGAACTGTGGAGGCTGCTTGGGTTTGGAGGAGGTGAGCTGCATGTGAGGACGATGAGCTAGGCCACTTGTGAGCATGTCACGGGCATGTGTGCTGGACTAGGCGGCAGTGCTGGCAGGGCAACCTCTGCAGATTCCTTGACAGAGGAGGTGAGTTTTGGAGTGAAAGAGCGTTTGCTGAGCTGGTGACAGCTGAACACAGGGAGCAGATCACTGCAGGATGGTGGGGTAGGCCTGCCCATCTGGACAAGGGGCCAGTGTGCACACTGGACTGGGCAGGCCTGTTCTGAAATCAGACCTGAACAAGACACCTACCTTCACTAGGCTGTTTGTCACTTAAAATGAGAGGAATCAGCCCAGATGCTCTGGTTCTGCCAATAAGACTCCGTAACTAACACAGGATGATGGCAAGAATCAAGATAAATATCTTAAAATGTCTTCCCCCTTTGCCCCTGCCCTCTTGGGTTAGACTTTAAACTCAAAGGATGGGTACATTCCTCCTTTCCCCAGAATGGTTCTCTGTTTGAGGCTGATTTCATCCTCCTGGACGGAATTCCAGCCAACGTGATCCGAGGAGAGAAGCAGTACCTGGCTGCCCCCCTCGTCATGCTCAAGATGGAccccagtgggaagctgctaccCATGGTCATCCAGGTGAGGTGCCCCAGGCACCCCCTCCCAACTTTGCTGCTGTTCACCTCCACCTCTGCACTTGAGGACCCAGCCCCCTGGTTCTTGGCTCTCAAGCTCCATCCTCACACAGTGAGACCTGTCCTCATGTCACTCTGCTTACAGCCTAGTTTCTCCTGACTCGCCCAACTGGAAGGACTTGTTCAAGAGTCATAATGGCCTTTTGGAGTTCTCATCCTATACCCAGTGGTTCTCGAACTGTAGTGTGCCTCAGAATGACCTAGAGGGCTTGTGAAAACACAGTTTGCTGGGTCCCAGCCTGAGATGTTCTGATTCAGTCCGTCTGGGATGGGGACTGAGAATTTGCTTTTCTAAGTTCCAAAGTGACGTGGATGCTTTGAGATTGGGAACACATTTTAAGAGTCACTAATTAATCCCTCAGTCCACTCTCTTTTCTCCCACTGTTCTCAACAGTCAGTTTAACAAACCCTGTCAATTATCTCATACACCCAGCTTCCCCTTCCATCCCCCACCATAACTCAGACCCCCATCACATTTCTCCCAAACCACCATCAGGACCTCCTCACTGGACTCCCTGCTTCAAATCCCCTGCATTCACCCCGAAGACCATGATGGGTGCATGGTGCCACAGCAGTGAGAGGAAGGGTGGAAGGGGCCTCATTCTTCCTCCTCTTAATCCTCTAGATTACAATCTTCTGGATGGCAATAATCGTATTTACTCATCTGTTTCCCCAAGATGGCTGACCATAAGGTCACACATAAAGTGGGAATTCAATGaagccttaatttctttttcccagATCCAGCCTCCCAGCTCCATCTCCCCGACCCCACCACTGTTCCTGCCCTCAGATCCTCCACTCGCCTGGCTCCTGGCAAAGACCTGGGTCCGAAATTCAGATTTCCAACTGCATCAGCTCCAATACCATCTGCTTAACACCCATCTGCTGGCTGAGGTCATCGCTGTGGCCACCATGAGGTGCCTCCCAGGGCTGCACCCTATCTTCAAGGTATCACCTCTACCCTCCACGTCCTACTTCATTCagacccaagagaaaggaaagaggccAATATCACATGAtactgcatgtgtgcatgctaagttgcttcagtcgtttctgactctgcggccctatggactatagcctgccaggctcctctgtccatgggatttctctgggcaagaatactggagtgggttgccatgccctccttggggggattttcctgaaccagggatcaaaccaggacttttacatctcctgcactggcaggcaggttctttatcactaacaccacctgggaagccccatcatatGATATTatagcagcaagaaaaaatttaTCACTTTGTAAAAGAAGggagaacagaagaaagaaagactatCAATATTTTGAGACTTGTGTTTTAATTGAGTCACTTAACATTTCTTCAGGACATATTACAAAGGAACCCTCTGAAATTCTCAGATATGACAATCTAACAATGGGCCGAAAGTATAGCCAGAATATTGCCAGTAAACCAAAAGCCTTGTTCCTGCCTTAGTAGATTTACGATTTAGCCAGAAAGACACATGGTGCCCATAAGAACTATCCAGAGAACAATACCTGGACCTAGAATTTGAAATCACAAGACAGCTGGTAAACACTAGAATACTGATGGAGAATGTTCCACCCCAACTGAGAGTGCTAAGTAGGAACAGAGCAAGAGGCAAGGAGAGCGGCCCAACAGGGTGCTTATTCCAGCCCAggagagaaatggagaaagacaTGTGTTGGCAAGGTGGtgacaagaatttaaaaaaaaaaaaatcagggacttccctggccattcactggttaagacaccacacttccactgcagggggtacaggtgcgatctctggtctgggaattaagaccccacatgccacatggctcagctaaaaaaataataatcatcagACTTGGGGAAGAGAAGGAACAGTAGCTGCAGCAAGCCTGGGTATCAGACCAGAGCCAGAAAAGTCAGAGGTCTAAGCTTCTACAACACTCAGGAGCCCAAGGGTGGGTGTGGGAGACTGACCTAGAAATCctataattttataaaagagTGAGCTCAGCATCTACTGATCAGCTGACAGCAGCAACATAAGACTCATGCTTGCTTAAAAATGTCCTCAAAATCTTGATGACATCTTAGATATAGGGAACAAGGCAAAAGGGATGAAACTGCATATGAACATATGCATACGAAACAGGCATATGAATCAGAACAACTGTCAGAAACAGGAAAGATGGGAAAGAAGCCAGCTGGGAAGCAAAGATGAGATTCAGTTTGAGGTTCATGGAATCTGAAGTGTTAGCAGGACACACAGGTGAGCACCTGGCAGGGAGAAGGACTGAACTGTACTTCAGCTAGGGGCCTGCCAGGTCCCTTAAAGCCTGGCCAGCAGTAGCTGTGGCCTCTCGGGAGGCTGGGGTGGCACCGACAAGATGGAGTCCAGTGTGATGAGCAGAATCTTGGGTTTTACTCATCTCATGGTGCTCCTACACCACTATCTTCTGCTCACCTTGGATAGGCTAAGCCTCTATTCACACTGAAAATATCCCCCCTTTACGAGTTGAGACGAGGGGCTGCAGgtgtgatctctggtcagggaactaagatcccacacaccacacagccaaagggggaaagaaaaaaagtaaaagcaaaccaAAAGGTGCTGATTCTCAAAGGCCACCTACACTCCAGGTAGAAATCATCAAGATAAATAACAGCTGCTACTCAAGGGCATCACTTATGTAAGCATCACTGCAGCCTCTGAGACAAAAAAAAGACCCGCTGTTGTCACATGAGGATAGGAGATGAGAAAGGTCAACATTTAGAGGGTCCTGTACCTTGGATAAATATAAAGTGACTGCTGAAGTGAAACCCaggtcagtgtggctggagaGAATGACGACTCAGAGAGGTGACAAGATCATGAGATGGTATGATCACGGAAACAGGAAGAGACCAGCCTGTCAAGGGAGGAAAGCGTCAAGAGGAGAGAAGGCCATCATGCTGCCTAC
Protein-coding regions in this window:
- the ALOX12 gene encoding polyunsaturated fatty acid lipoxygenase ALOX12 isoform X1; amino-acid sequence: MGHYRILVATGASLFAGSHNRVQLWLVGARGETELELQLRPARGQEEEFEHEVPEDLGPLQFVKLRKHHSLVDDAWFCDRITVRGPGACEEAAFPCYRWVQGDGVLCLPEATARLAGNNALDVFQRHREKELKERHQIYRWATWKEGLPLTIAAGCEDDLPANMRFHEEKRLDFEWTLKAGALEMVLKRVYTLLSSWTSLEDFDLIFWGQKSPLAEKVHQRWRDDELFGYQFLNGANPMLLRRCTSLPSRLVLPLGMEELRAQLERELQNGSLFEADFILLDGIPANVIRGEKQYLAAPLVMLKMDPSGKLLPMVIQIQPPSSISPTPPLFLPSDPPLAWLLAKTWVRNSDFQLHQLQYHLLNTHLLAEVIAVATMRCLPGLHPIFKLLMPHIRYTMEINTRARTQLISDGGIFDKAVSTGGGGHVHLLRRALAQLTYRSLCPLDDLADRRLLGTPGALYACDALRLWEITARYVEGIVHLFYRGDDVVKGDPELQAWCREITEVGLRQAQERGFPVSFQSQNQLCHFLTMCVFTCTAQHGAINQGQLDWYAWVPNAPCTMRMPPPTTKEDVTMATMMGSLPDVRQACLQMAITWHLGRRQPDMVPLGHHKEKYFSDPKAKSVLNQFQIDLENLEREITARNEQLDLPYEYLKPSHIENSITI
- the ALOX12 gene encoding polyunsaturated fatty acid lipoxygenase ALOX12 isoform X2, which codes for MGHYRILVATGASLFAGSHNRVQLWLVGARGETELELQLRPARGQEEEFEHEVPEDLGPLQFVKLRKHHSLVDDAWFCDRITVRGPGACEEAAFPCYRWVQGDGVLCLPEATARLAGNNALDVFQRHREKELKERHQIYRWATWKEGLPLTIAAGCEDDLPANMRFHEEKRLDFEWTLKAGALEMVLKRVYTLLSSWTSLEDFDLIFWGQKSPLAEKVHQRWRDDELFGYQFLNGANPMLLRRCTSLPSRLVLPLGMEELRAQLERELQNGSLFEADFILLDGIPANVIRGEKQYLAAPLVMLKMDPSGKLLPMVIQIQPPSSISPTPPLFLPSDPPLAWLLAKTWVRNSDFQLHQLQYHLLNTHLLAEVIAVATMRCLPGLHPIFKLLMPHIRYTMEINTRARTQLISDGGIFDKAVSTGGGGHVHLLRRALAQLTYRSLCPLDDLADRRLLGTPGALYACDALRLWEITARYVEGIVHLFYRGDDVVKGDPELQAWCREITEVGLRQAQERGFPVSFQSQNQLCHFLTMCVFTCTAQHGAINQGQVWSTESPDP